From Halalkalicoccus subterraneus:
TTCGTCGTGTGGATTCTCTCGTTTTTCATTACGCGACTGCTGTCACGATATCGAGAATACACTGCCGATCAAGGTGCAGTCAGTATCACTGGTAAACCAACCGCGTTGGCAACCGCATTACGGACGATCAGTGCCACGACTCAAGACATGCCCAATGAGGACCTACGGGAACACGCGGGTATGAACGCGATGTTTTTCGATGATATCGACACGACTGATCGCTTCACTCGGTGGTGTAAAACGCATCCTGCTGTTGATGATCGGATCGAACGACTCCGCGACCTTGAGCGCGAACTCGCTATAGAATAAGCGTACGTATCCGAGCTAGGCGATTCTTGAACTGTTTGTATCAATCCTTGAGACGCGAATATCGACCCGACAGATAAGCAGTCACACCGTATCAACCATTCTTGTTGGATCGTCAGTGGGAGTAGTAGCTGCCATCTCAATTTTGTCCGTGTAGAGCGTTGATCGTATCGACTGCTGTACTCTCAACTATAATCAGCAGGATTCTACTCTGTATACGAGCTTAGTATGCTGTCCGTAGTTGCTCTTCCTATCAAACCAGCCACCAAGATCCTTGTGCAACAATCTCGTCTTAGGAATCTATTGTTGCACAAGGCTCGGAGGGCCTCTACTTGCAATCGTAGTCGGGTCTTCTTCTAATCCAATCGTGGATCATATATTCTATTAGCCTAAACTTATATTAGTATAATATGGTCAACGAGGCGTCTCCCTCACTGGACCGACGCCAGTTTCTCAAGCGGACCGCAGCAACAGCGGCCGGCGGGACACTCGCCAGCACTGCCGGCTGTCTCCAATTACTCGGACTGAGCGGGTCGACAACCGGCCTCAGTGGCGGCCCCACGTTTCAAGACATTCATCGGGAAGACGCCGATATCGTCGTCGAATCAGCCGCCGCTCTCGAAGCCGAAGTTACCCGCGGGGGCGGACGTATCGTCTGGATTCCACCTGATACAGCGATCGATCTGAGCGGCCGGAATCTCACACTCCGTCATGTGACGATCGCGTCGGGCCGCTCGAAGAATGGCTCAGGTGCACTGATCGTCACGTCGGATCGCGGCCGTGGCTCACCGACGATGGGCAACGCTCTCTTCACACTCGAGGAAGGCGGTCGTCTCACCGGCGTGACGATCCGCGGTCCGCACTGGAATTACACTGCTTCACCGGTAATTCCGGGCTATATTCCGCTTGCGCCAGGCGAAACGTATGCTGATCGCGAACAGTGGCGCAGCAACTGGTATGCGCGTGGCATCTCGATGCAAGCCGACAGTAGCCAGCTTGATAACTGCGAGCTGTGGGGCTTTTCGACCGGCATCATGGTCGGCAGTCGAGAGTCACCGGCCTCACCGTCGATTCTCCACTCTGCGTTGCACAACTGTATGATGACCTCTGCAGGCTACCCGATTGACGTCAATCGTGGCACGCCGACGATCTACCGGTGTGCCTTTGACGCGTATCGCCATGCGATCTGTGGGTACGGCACGGCGGATGCAGGCTATCTCGCGATCGAGTGTGATTTCGGGCCGCATGTCACGAGCCATCCGATCGATATGCACCGCGTTGGCGAGAATGAAAGCGGCGGCAAGAGTCGTTCTGATCTCCGCTGGCAGTGGCGTGCTGGTGGAACGATGCTCGTTCGCAACTCGATCATCCGGCCGACACGAGTCGTTGATCAACGGCATCACAACGGTACGAACACCGGATCCTATGAACCGGATCCATACATCAATCACAATCGTGGGGGCTTCACACCTCATGTTCTGATTCGGGGTGTCCCAGCTGACGGCATCTATATCGAGGGCAACCAGTGTGCTCATCCTGATCCGGAGACCGGGATTGACCAATCATCCTTCCCAGGTCGCCAGCAAATGAACGAGTTCGGCTGGCATAACATCTTTACCAAACAAAACGAGTGGGACGTCCCGTTCAGCCAGTAACGTCGTAGACCGTTCGATTCACGTCGATTCGCTCGAGATCGCCTTCGATAGTCCCGGTCGTCGGTTGAGTCTCGAACTCGCGACTTTCACTGGGTTCGAGATCACGGACAGTGACAAGCGTGGCACTGAGATACTCGTCGCTCGTCCCGTAGAAGACAAGCTCGATATCGACGACGTCGATCGCTTGGTCGCTGACGTTCGTTACCGTACCAGACACGCGCAGCGAGCCATCAGACGCCTGCTGTGCATCGGCCGTTATTTCAACAGCACTCGGATCGCGAGCAGTAGTCTCGTACTCGCTGTAGTTCTCGTCGTNNNNNNNNNNCGGTGGTATTCTCGTCAAGCTGCTGCGGCGGTCAGTCTGATTTTCGCTATCGCTATCAGTAGTAGTTTGCTCGGTATCACGCTCGCTGGTGTTGTCAGTATTAGTATCCCCCTCAGGAGTCGCGTTCTCCCGCGACCCGGTATCAGTACCGCCAGTGGGACGTTTTTCGTCATCATCGTCTTCCCACCAGCGGGTTCCAATACAGCCAGAGAGGGAGACCAGCGTACTCGTACACCCGAGAAGTTTCGCAAACTGTCGTCGTGAGATCATCGTTTGTCGAGTTATCGGTAGTCTGCTATCGAATTCCGCCCTATCCTCCGCTAGTCGATCCCAACGCCAATTCCTAAGAGGAGGAATAGCCAGTAGAACACGAACAGACCGAAATTACGAATGCTGAATCGAGGCAACTCATCGCCGGTACCCATGAACAGTACCCCGCCAGCGGTGGCCAAAAAGAGGGCTGCAAGGATCCCCCATTGACCGATAAGGAAGATAGCGAGACCGATCGTTCCAAGCCCGATCACTTTCGCGGCACCGGCATTCGTTGAACTCAGAAAGCCCATAACCATTCTAATTCTAATAGTACTCTAATATTAATCTTGGGTCGGACATACCCGAGAAATGAGGCTGCAAGACGAATCGATCTCGAGTTATCAATCAGACTCTTGTTCTCGTCGAAGACAGCGCTGGGCGTGGAGCAACATCCCGCGCCACGTAAACCCGTTTGTGTCTTTCGTTTCCGAGAGTTCTTCATACTGTTCGAGCGGAACTTCAATCAGGATGGATTTCATTTCGTCCTCGTCAGGAGCGTCCGTTTGGCCGCCATCCGGGAGGAGAATCTCTGTCTCGTCGTCGGTGTGTGGTTGATATTTGTATTTCATTGTATCGAGAGCGAATGGTAGTCCGATACTAGAGCCCTGCAGAGCCATTCGCTCGTGTCCCTATTAGTCTTAGCAAAGATTTATCACCGCCGACTATTGTACTAGACTTATAGAAAACTAATACTAGTATAAGCAAGATCGACAACGAATAGCAATCACTGACCAGAGTACTTCCACACGACTCACATCCAATTTCGAAATTCCATGTCATCGACAGACGATACCCCTCCCGAAGGCGAGACGACAGATAGCCACAGACCGCTACAGTCACTCATCACACGCATAGCGAGGTTACTGCAGGGTTCGACGCGAGTTCCAACAGCGTATCTTGCGGCAGGAACCGCTATTGGCCTCCTCGTGATTATTGTCAGCACACCCGCTGCAGCCCAAGAATTCTGTGATGATCCCGCCGGACAGCTGTTGATCTCGATTGAGACAATGCTGATCAACTACGGGACGATGCTGTTGTTCCTCGCCTTCCTGATCGGCGTTGCCATGTGGGCGCTGACACCCATCTTTGCCGGTCAGAGTGCGATCGGGCTCGGGATGATCCTGCTCTCGTTCGGTGCAGCGATTGCCTTTGTCGTCGGCACCCAGTTCTTTGGGATGACCTTCGAGATCGCCGGCGCCGGCGGCCAGAGCTGCTCGACCGTTCTCAACTAACCTCACTCGATCGAACCTCGCGATTCGCTACCGGACCCGATCGCCTATGAATATACCACTGAACCCGCGTCGCCTCGTCATAATCGTACTCGTCATGGGTCTTGCCATGACCTCGATAGTTGGCCCTGTCGCTGCTGCTGCAGAGACTACGGACGCTCTCGATACTGGCGGGGTTGTTCTTCAGACCGACGCAGATGATCTAACCGATACCAACGAGGGTGACAGTGCAGCTTCCAACGGGAATAACGATGAGTCGAATGTCACTGCAGAGGACCTAGAAGAGCTCCCGATCGATATCGACGAAGACGACGTCGATCTCGAGGAGATCAACAACGAATCCGAAGCCAACGCGACCAACATTACCAACGGAACCGACGGTGGCACACCGCAAATTGGCGGCGGTGGTGGGACCGGCAGTATCGGCCCAAGCCTTTCACCCGAAGAGAACGCCGAGGATCTCGCTGAGTGGCTTCGCGGTCAACTCCGCGGAGCGACCGTCTATCTCGTTGATGAAGTGATCAACGAGATGCTCGGCACGCCCACGCCCGAGAATAACGGCTGGCAAGGCATTCTTGGCCAGCCTGTTGGCGAGACGTACAGCGACCTCTACGAGGAGGTCTATATGCAGATGATCCTACCGCCGGCATTTCAGTTCATGATCATCGGCTTCATCTTCTTCACCCTCTTCGTTGTGCCGTTTTCGCCGATGACCGGCCAGCGTGTCTGGTCAGTCCTGCTCGCGATGTTCGGCGCCGGGGCGTTGGTCATGCTCAGTTGGAACGTTGCATCGTTGCTCCATCACGTCTCGGATGCCGTGACGATGTGGTTTCTCCCACAGGGCGAAGAAATTCTCCCGAGTGGCGACCCGAACAATCCGTTCTCCGAGGAGCACATCAAGCTGAACGCCGGACCACTGGCAGTCGGTCTCGGGGTCTATCTCGCAAGCTGGAACGTCGGGCTAATGTTGGCGCTGATCCACGGGATCCGCCATGCGATCTTGTTTCTCATGCCGACGATCCTGCCGATTATTCTTGTCGGGATGTACTTCGGGCCTCGAACGTCGAAATCAGCGTTCTCGGTGCTGTTCTGGCAGTACATCGGTCTGCTCGTGATGAACTGGCCGACAGCACTCCTGCTCTCGATCGGCTATCATGTCGGCTTTGACTTCGGGATGGGCGCTGCAGGATCGCTCGCGAATATGGCGGTGACGATCGGAGTGATCATCCTCGCGGTCGTGCTCCCGTTGACAATCCAGACGTCGTTTCTTGGCGGTTCGTTGGTCGCGATCATCACGAAGGGATCGGTGCTGTCAGCGGGTATGAATACGGCCCGGCGAGTTCTGCCGTCGCGCGGGGATACCTCCCGATTGAAGCGCGGTGGGGGCTACATCAATCCTGTCTCACGATTCACTCACGATCGTGCCACCAATAGCAATCGTCAGCGACGACAGGACGTCGCGGCGACTGACGGCGGCTCATCCACTCAATCGCGACTGACGAGCTACTCACAGTCTCAGTCTCACTCTCGATCAACCTCCTCTCGACGATCGAGGCCGCCTCGCAGTCAACGAGACACTGGTAGTATCGATGCCCGACGGCGCGAACGCTATCGTCGCCTTCGCAGCAATAGTTCTGATTCACCATGAGCACAGGAACTGATCAGCAACGCGCAGCGGACAGACGCAAAGTTCTCCCGAACCGACTGACTGGCCAGCGGATCGCCGGCGTTTCGAAAGTCGCGATTTACGCTGGCGGTGGTACAGCTGCGATGACATGGTTCGCCGCGGATATGTACGTCCCACCGGGCTACCGGAGTCCAATCTACGGACTTGCAGTGTGCATGTTCGTCGGTTCGATCATCGCCTCGTTTCACACGCCGAACCACCTCTCGGTCCACGAACACCTGCGGCGGCGCATTACCCATTATACTCGACAACACACCATGCTGAGTGCACGAAACGGCAGTACGAAAGGACAGCCACAGAACAACACACTTCCCGGTCAGATTGTTCGGCTTCCGATTGTCCGAAACGTCCGGGGGATTGGCGTCGACGAGGAGGAACGCTCGCAGGACGCCGTGCAAGTCTCCCGTCCGTTCCATAATTCGCCGGCCATCGAGACAGCAGACGGCGGTGTGATCGGCGCGATTAAGATCCGCCCGGCGGCAATGGCCGTCGCCGACGAAGGCCACTGGACACGTCGTGTGGAACGGCTCGCGAACGTCATCGATTCGTCGGTCACCGCGAAGACGCAGTTCACCTCGAAGATGCGCGCCGTCGATTACGGTGATCGGATGGGTACCTACGACGATCGCGAGCAGGAACTGTTGGATGAACTCGCCGCGAAACACGGCGATATCGATACAGCCTATCGAAAGGCTCGTAACGGTGGGATCGATCGCGAAGATCTTGGCCTCTTGGTTGGGGCTGATCTCGCTGATGAGCGCCAGGGTGTGATCGATCTGTACGATGTGACGACGCTCAAGCGCAACTACTACGTCACGATCAAGATCGAGCCCGCGGACGTTGTCACCGAAGACAACGTTGAGGAAGGCGGCGGAATGGCGAACGTTCCGCTACTAGGCCGGCTCTGGAAGCACAAGGAACTCCGTGATCTTCGTCAAGAGGGCGACCACACCCAAGTGATGGTCGAACGGCTTGAGAACAAACTGGAGACGCTTGAGTCGGACCTGCGGACGATCGAGGACATCAGCACACGAATTCTCTCTTCGACGGAACTCTCGCAGGTCTTTGCCGATCACTATCAGGCGGCTAACGCCTACGCGAACGCTGACTTTGGGGACGTCGTCCGGCTCTCACCGAAGCCGACCTCAAGCGAGGGAACAGCGATGTACGGTGTCGATCACGATCACCTTCGTGATCTCCCTAATGGGCCGCTTGGCGAGTCCAACAGTAGGGTCGAACCCAAAACGCCCGGCGAGATATCCCGGATAGCCGGTCAGGGGGATGACAGTGATCGCCATACTGTCCCCGATCGTAGTGACCAATCCGACGAGGCCAGCGACGACATCGTTGATACAGCAAAGAACGCTGCCAATTCCTTTGCCCAACGCGTTGCGAAGATCAACGACAACCCGATCGCCGACGTCATCCTCACCAAAGAACAGCTAGTCGACCATTATCAGACGGTCGTTGGCCCCAAGGACGGCATCTACCGGGGCAACGAGAACTGGATCACGATCGACAACGCCGTCTACAGTAAGACGCTCTCAATCCGTGAGTGGCCCGCAGTCCCGAAGATGGGCATTCTTGAGCCGATCCTTCGCGAGCACGAGCCCGGCGTCGCGGTCAACGTTGCAACTCACATCAACCCGATCGACCAGCAGCGCGCCGAGATCGAACTTTCGGACACGGAAGACCAGCTGAAGGACAAAAAAGAGAAAGCCGAGGATTCGCGCCTCCCGATGTTCCTCCAGACCTATCGAAAACAGCACGACGAGGCTCAAGAGATGGTCAAGGCGAACCAAGACTCCGAGTACGATCTCTTCGAGACGAACACCCACATCGAACTACGCAGCGATGACCCCGAAGCGCTCGGCCGCACGATCGACCACATCAACTCGATGATGAACGACGAAGGGGCCGAAGCGCGTCAAGAGACAGCTCATCATTTCGAGGGTTGGCAGTCAGTCGCGCCCGCATGTGATGACAAACTCGAGGAGCCGATCATGATGTTCGCCGATGGTGTGGCTCGTGAGTTCCCGTGGACCTCTCGGAATCTTCACGAACCGAACGGTGTCGAGTTCGGCATCAATATGCACACGAACGAGCCACTGTACCTCGACCTCTGGAATCGCAAGACTGGGTTCGATTTCGGGATCTTCACGAAAAAGGGCGGTGGGAAGACCACGACTGCAACGGAGATCCTCAGCCGACTGAACACGGTCTATCGCGACGATCTCATGACGATCATCATCGACCCACTCCAGGAATACGCCAACCTCGCGACCATCCACGACGGCGAGCGTCTTGTCGTCGGTGGGGATACGGGCATCAACCCGTTCCACATCGAGGCAACACCCGAGGAGAAGTTAGCGACGATCGGGAAGGGCGCACCCTACAAGCACTGGCTTGAGGGCTGCATGGACTTCGTCGAGATGTACTATGCCGACGAGGGGCTGGACTTTGCCGAAAAGAAGGGCATCTGGCGCATGGCGATCCGAGAAGCCGCCGAGCGCTATGGAATCGAAGACGATCCACAGACTCACTCAGCGGAGTTTCGCCGTGAGCATGGCTATTCGGGCGACTGTCCGACGCCGATGGACGCGATCGAGATAATTGATGAGATGACCGACAACCCCGAGGAGTGGGTCCGTTCGAAACCCAGGCAGGAACCCTCCGAGCGGAAAGTCGAGGAACGGGAGGTCACGGCCGTCGATATCATCAACAACGACATCCAGCCGTTCCTCCCTGGTGGTGAATACGAGCACTTCACCAAGCAGACTGATATCGACCTTGAGGATTCGACGTTCTTCTACGTCGATATGCAGCAACAGGAAGCCTCTACCTCAATCGGGCTGACGATGCAGGTCGTCTACGACCTCTTCTACGAGATGGTCAAAACCATCGACATCCCGTCAGTCATTTTCATGGACGAGTTCCACTATATGCTACGGGATTCGCTCGCTCAGAAATCGCTGAATCAGAAGTTCCGCCACGGGCGTCACTGGAACCTCTCACTCGGCGTTGCGACCCAATCGTTCAAGGACTTCTTCGGTGAGGACGCCGACGGTAACACCCATCTCACAGACAACGCCCAAGTCCTCTTCGAGAACATGCCCACGCAGATATTCCACCAGGAGGATATGAGCGATGAGTGGGCCGAAGAGATTGGGCTCACTTCGAACGAAGCTAGATTCATTCGAAATGCGGAGCCGGGTAATCGTGAACTCGGGTACTCGACAGCCCTGCTGCGCGTTTCAGACAAAGGCACCTACCCACTGAAGGTGAAGATGGACTTCGAGGAGAATCCTCGTGAGGCGGTCGTGACGGAGTTCGATCCCTCGGAGCACGGCGAGGACTTCTATTCGTATCTTCTTGAGCACGATGACATCTGCGAGTGGCGGTTCGCTCCGACGACAGACGGCGAGATCGCTACCGATACGGAGATCACAGCAATGCGCACGAACACGGCTGGAGACTCCGACGAACAGAACCAGGGTCCACAACGGCCCGACGCTAGCGCCACGGGGGACGACTAAATGGGTCGGATCGCCTCAGCGCTAGTTCGCGATGAGATCCGCCGGTCGGTTGCTCGGAAAGTCCCGGTCCTTCGCGATGGTGGCTCGGACGCCTACGACACACTAAAACTGACCGACGATGTGATCAACGAGCTTGAAGAGGCCCGCGCCGAACGTCGCGCAGTTCACGTCCTTCCACACAAGGAGGGCGGTGGGATTCCGAAGGCAGTCGATCTACTAACGTCGGTCCATCCGATGCGGACCGGGACTAGCACGGGCTCCCGTCCGGCACATTCCTTCGAGATACGGAACATCAACGAACAGATCGGTTTTCAGTGGGTGATGGGCGGCGAGAAGTATCAGAACCGACTGGCCCGTCAACTAGAGACGTTTTATCCCGACAGTCACATCGAGGTCGACGAACTGCCCGAGCCTGATCTATTACCGTTCCGCGAAGGCTGGCATCTAGCCGCCGCTCGCCTTGAACTGAAGCTGCAAGGCAAGAAGGAGCGCTACTATCCGATCAAACATATCGACGTCGAAGGCTTCGAGAACGACCCCTACGGCTCGATTACCAGCGAAATGGTCGGCGAGCGCGAGGCCGAAACAGTAACGAACGTCGCAACGCAGGTGATCTTTCGCCCAGCACCCAACGACTGGTACAAGGGTGGAGTCTTGGAACCGTCAATTCACGACGTCGCCGACGATCTCGAAGAGAACGTGCAGCCGGCCGATACGAAGGATATCGTCCGGGGTATGTTCACAAAAGAGGGGCTGGATCTCTCAGAGGTTCGCACCCAGAAGCGCGGCAAGAACAAGAAGACGACAGCGGCCGCTGATGCCGTCCGTCGTCAAGCCGGGCAGAAGGGCTATGAAGTCGACATTCGGATCGTCGCAGTCGGCCAGAACCCAGAGACGGCAATCAGCCGGGTCGACGAGACGGCCGACATGTTCGAGGGATACTACGATTCAGACACCCAGCAGGGCTTTGATTGCGTTCCGATGAGCGGTGAGGACCTCTTGAAACTCGTGCAGTTGGCGATGCACCGCGAATACGTTGATCATGGCATGACGATGGGGGTTCGAACCGCGGCAGGCGTAGTTCACGTCCCGAACGAATCGATCAACACCCAGAACGTCAGCTGGACTCGGACTTCAAATGCTGGTGACGTCCCAGCTGATTCGCCTCGCTTTAGCGAGTGGGTGAGTCCAGCACTTGGCTGGGATACACCGAACCGGTCGGTGAAGCAAGATCCCAGTGAGTGGAGCTATGCGATCAATCAGTCTCAACCAACGAAAGAGGCACTCAGAGAGGCCGAGGAGGGTGATCAAGAAGCGCAGGCAGCTGACGAACAGCTCGACCAGACGCAACCAGACAGTACGGAGGCAGTATACTAATGACACACCCCAATACTTCCAACGATGACGAATCGGACGCAGAAATCGACTCGCCTCGCTTCGACGAGTGGATCAAACCCGCGACCAACTGGAATGCGTCGGATCGCTCAGTGAAAACCGATCCGGAAGAGTGGGTATATGTGATCGATCAGCTCCCACCGGATACACAAGAACCCACAGTAGCCATAGTACGCGAACAACACCAGCAGTCAACCGAGCAACCGGATGGAAGCAATCGATCAGCGTCAACGGAGGGAGGCAACTAATGGGACTGTTTAATTCATTCACCAGCGACGACGAAAACGAGACTGAAGAGAACGACAACAACGAGACGACCCAAGTGGCGAGTGATGGGGAGTACGACCCGACTCGACCAAAACGGATCAACGGCAAAGAATGGTGGATCGAACGCATCGACGAGGTCTCCAACGAGGCCGAAACCTATGCTGGCGAATGGCCCCGAGCAATGATCGAAAACGCCGCTAAAAAACCCTACCAGCCAGTCTGGGTCGGCTGCTCCGAACGCACGGGCCGAGAATTCGGCGTCGAATTCTCCCGGGCCTTCCGCCATATCGCCTACCTTGGCTCAACGGGAACGGGGAAGACAACTGCAATCTACAACAGCGTGACCCAGCTGATGATGGGCGGCCACGGTGTCGCAATCGTCGATCCGAAAGGCGACGATATCTATGATCTCCTACGACGAGTCCCGAAATGGCGTTGGAGTGACGTCGTCTACGTTGACCTCGGTGCGG
This genomic window contains:
- a CDS encoding VirB4 family type IV secretion system protein; this encodes MTWFAADMYVPPGYRSPIYGLAVCMFVGSIIASFHTPNHLSVHEHLRRRITHYTRQHTMLSARNGSTKGQPQNNTLPGQIVRLPIVRNVRGIGVDEEERSQDAVQVSRPFHNSPAIETADGGVIGAIKIRPAAMAVADEGHWTRRVERLANVIDSSVTAKTQFTSKMRAVDYGDRMGTYDDREQELLDELAAKHGDIDTAYRKARNGGIDREDLGLLVGADLADERQGVIDLYDVTTLKRNYYVTIKIEPADVVTEDNVEEGGGMANVPLLGRLWKHKELRDLRQEGDHTQVMVERLENKLETLESDLRTIEDISTRILSSTELSQVFADHYQAANAYANADFGDVVRLSPKPTSSEGTAMYGVDHDHLRDLPNGPLGESNSRVEPKTPGEISRIAGQGDDSDRHTVPDRSDQSDEASDDIVDTAKNAANSFAQRVAKINDNPIADVILTKEQLVDHYQTVVGPKDGIYRGNENWITIDNAVYSKTLSIREWPAVPKMGILEPILREHEPGVAVNVATHINPIDQQRAEIELSDTEDQLKDKKEKAEDSRLPMFLQTYRKQHDEAQEMVKANQDSEYDLFETNTHIELRSDDPEALGRTIDHINSMMNDEGAEARQETAHHFEGWQSVAPACDDKLEEPIMMFADGVAREFPWTSRNLHEPNGVEFGINMHTNEPLYLDLWNRKTGFDFGIFTKKGGGKTTTATEILSRLNTVYRDDLMTIIIDPLQEYANLATIHDGERLVVGGDTGINPFHIEATPEEKLATIGKGAPYKHWLEGCMDFVEMYYADEGLDFAEKKGIWRMAIREAAERYGIEDDPQTHSAEFRREHGYSGDCPTPMDAIEIIDEMTDNPEEWVRSKPRQEPSERKVEEREVTAVDIINNDIQPFLPGGEYEHFTKQTDIDLEDSTFFYVDMQQQEASTSIGLTMQVVYDLFYEMVKTIDIPSVIFMDEFHYMLRDSLAQKSLNQKFRHGRHWNLSLGVATQSFKDFFGEDADGNTHLTDNAQVLFENMPTQIFHQEDMSDEWAEEIGLTSNEARFIRNAEPGNRELGYSTALLRVSDKGTYPLKVKMDFEENPREAVVTEFDPSEHGEDFYSYLLEHDDICEWRFAPTTDGEIATDTEITAMRTNTAGDSDEQNQGPQRPDASATGDD
- a CDS encoding twin-arginine translocation signal domain-containing protein, translating into MVNEASPSLDRRQFLKRTAATAAGGTLASTAGCLQLLGLSGSTTGLSGGPTFQDIHREDADIVVESAAALEAEVTRGGGRIVWIPPDTAIDLSGRNLTLRHVTIASGRSKNGSGALIVTSDRGRGSPTMGNALFTLEEGGRLTGVTIRGPHWNYTASPVIPGYIPLAPGETYADREQWRSNWYARGISMQADSSQLDNCELWGFSTGIMVGSRESPASPSILHSALHNCMMTSAGYPIDVNRGTPTIYRCAFDAYRHAICGYGTADAGYLAIECDFGPHVTSHPIDMHRVGENESGGKSRSDLRWQWRAGGTMLVRNSIIRPTRVVDQRHHNGTNTGSYEPDPYINHNRGGFTPHVLIRGVPADGIYIEGNQCAHPDPETGIDQSSFPGRQQMNEFGWHNIFTKQNEWDVPFSQ
- a CDS encoding FxLYD domain-containing protein; this translates as DENYSEYETTARDPSAVEITADAQQASDGSLRVSGTVTNVSDQAIDVVDIELVFYGTSDEYLSATLVTVRDLEPSESREFETQPTTGTIEGDLERIDVNRTVYDVTG